One window of Panulirus ornatus isolate Po-2019 chromosome 13, ASM3632096v1, whole genome shotgun sequence genomic DNA carries:
- the LOC139752877 gene encoding uncharacterized protein, which produces MVVDALAALRGDVEKLREERNFGPSRGADDAAAAAYVNIGHSSPVVPVLPSPTGFSGFTPAEHYLSSDDCVFENDRRPDSVLLQCVRANGPVDEVSDGIDQHVADMVNHVFAHGLREEEYKEILEDAAAKRPDNCHALAPVDCNLQVLDALKTDAKKADFRLKDVGKDIITAATILTKSLTVLNKIAQTSQPDVAQEVGMLNGALALLGHANHKNNRARRFIIKREINHKYAHLCSDKVPMTRLLFGDDVSLSAKHIEESEKLRSKIAPRKPLSTSKFGPGKFRGSSGRLPYWGFMARFHPYGQRTHDPRSEHWQSFSRQGPETKNSRGWGHNSRQ; this is translated from the coding sequence ATGGTGGTGGACGCTTTGGCTGCTTtacgtggtgatgtggagaaattgagggaggaaaggaaCTTTGGCCCCAGTCGGGGGGCTGATGATGCCGCGGCGGCCGCCTATGTAAACATTGGCCATTCTAGCCCGGTGGTGCCTGTGCTTCCCTCGCCCACGGGTTTTTCGGGCTTTACTCCAGCTGAGCATTAtctttccagtgatgattgtgtcTTTGAGAATGACAGGCGGCCTGACAGTGTTCTCCTGCAGTGCGTCAGGGCTAACGGTCCTGTGGATGAGGTGTCTGATGGCATTGACCAGCATGTTGCCGATATGGTTAACCATGTATTTGCTCACGGCTTGCGAGAGGAGGAGTATAAGGAGATTTTGGAGGATGCTGCAGCCAAGAGGCCAGATAACTGTCATGCCTTAGCGCCCGTGGATTGCAACTTGCAAGTTTTAGATGCACTGAAGACTGATGCCAAGAAGGCAGACTTCCGTTTGAaggatgttgggaaagacattattacGGCTGCCACAATTTTGACTAAGTCACTCACAGTGCTTAACAAGATCGCCCAGACTAGCCAACCAGATGTTGCCCAGGAGGTGGGCATGCTTAATGGTGCCCTGGCACTCCTGGGTCATGCTAACCACAAGAATAATCGGGCTCGCCGGTTCATCATCAAGCGCGAAATTAACCACAAGTATGCTCACCTCTGTTCAGACAAGGTGCCCATGACTCGTCTTCTGTTTGGGGATGATGTCTCACTCTCAGCCAAGCACATTGAGGAGTCTGAAAAGTTAAGGAGTAAGATTGCTCCAAGGAAACCGCTCTCTACCTCGAAGTTTGGTCCTGGCAAGTTTAGGGGCTCTTCTGGGAGACTGCCATACTGGGGTTTTATGGCCAGGTTTCATCCATATGGCCAACGCACGCATGATCCCCGGAGTGAGCACTGGCAATCCTTCTCACGGCAGGGTCCAGAGACAAAAAACTCCCGAGGCTGGGGTCACAATTCCCGGCAGTAA
- the LOC139752878 gene encoding uncharacterized protein, producing the protein MACLLSGNVCETGISQAGTDIILAPWRPAIARQYQPHINRWSQFCGSRNIDPFAPTVTNIVNFLSVTFHRGVSYTSINTARGALSSLGITVDGCSAGSHPLVTRFLKGVFNLRPSISRYTRTWDVQQVLQHLRAMDPLSSLSLKDLTLKLVMLMALTQAARIQTLHCLLLKNISFGQASVCVWLGETIKQCRPKFNVWFVTFKAYSTDIRLCVCETLKMYIARTEKFRNSAHQENGKLLLSFIKPHKHVTRDSVARWIRTVLSLSGIDSSQY; encoded by the coding sequence ATGGCTTGCCTCTTATCCGGCAACGTCTGCGAGACGGGCATTTCTCAGGCAGGTACGGACATCATCCTTGCCCCCTGGAGACCTGCGATTGCGAGGCAGTACCAGCCACATATTAACAGGTGGTCACAGTTTTGTGGTAGCCGGAACATCGATCCCTTTGCTCCCACTGTAACTAATATTGTGAATTTTCTGTCTGTCACTTTCCACAGAGGTGTTAGTTATACTTCAATCAACACTGCCAGGggtgcactctcctccctggggattACTGTGGATGGTTGCAGTGCAGGCAGCCATCCTCTTGTCACCAGGTTCTTAAAGGGAGTTTTTAACTTGCGGCCGTCTATTTCTAGGTATACAAGAACTTGGGATGTtcagcaggtgctacagcatctgcgagccatggatcctttgtcctccctctctttaaaggatttaacactgaagcttgtgatgttgatggcacttacgcaggctgccagaatacaaactttgcattgtttgttgctgaagaatattagttttgggcaggcttctgtttgtgtttggttaggggaaactattaaacagtgcaggccaaagttcaatgtgtggtttgtgacctttaaagcatattctactgacattagattgtgtgtgtgtgaaactctgaaaatgtatattgctaggacagagaagttcagaaattctgcacatcaggagaatgggaagttacTCCTAAGTTTTATCAAGCCCCACAAGCATGTAACGAGGGATAGTGTTGCAAGGTGGATTCGAACAGTGCTTTCTCTGTCGGGCATAGACTCCAGCCAGTATTGA